The Desulfovibrio fairfieldensis sequence TTGTAAATTGCCGATGCGGTTCCTCATGCTTTTTTTCAGATCGACGCGTTTCCGGCTCTGCGGGCAACGGCGGTGGAAACCGAAAGCTGTAAAAACGACGCGAAGCCAATGCCGGAGATTTTCCGGCATTGGCTTCGCGGATATGAAAAAAGAACCAGAAGACTAGTTAATCTCTCTCTCTCTCTCTCTCTCTCTCTCTCTCTCTCTTGAGAGAGTAGAGACGTGTGAGATGAACATGATTTCCTCCGGGTAAAGAGCAACTCGAAACGTGAGTCCGCATCAGGCTTCAGGGCGTACTTTCAGCGCCACGCAGAGCATGTACTGCTTATCGGTAGACTATTTTACTTCTTAAGTCCAAGCATGAAATTTCTTGAGGGTGGAAGTCTATTTTCCGCTTGCCCATCAATTCACTTTGTTGCAGAATTATTTCTCCCCCCCCCTTTATAGGCCGGAAACTGTCGCCAGAACGGTTTCCACGGTTTTTCGGACCGTGTTCGGCCAGCCGGAGCTCCGGCGACAGACGTTCGCGCCTCCTTTGCGGAGCGGCCGCGAAGCCGTGTGAATCCACGCCCCCCCTTACCCGGGAGCTTATGCCAGCGTTACGGCGGGCCGCGTATTGCGGACCGGCCCGCGGCTGTGGCGCTTTTTCGAGGTAGGAAAACTATGTGTAGAATCGGTTCCGTCAAAAGCAGGACGCCGGTGCATCCTTCCGTGGCGCTCAATCTGATGCTGCCCCAGCAGGAAGGGCACGACAATTCGGGTTTTGCCATGGTCATGCAGGATCTGGGCGGCGTTTTCAGCCATTATAAGGACAAGCCTCTGCTGTCGCTGGCCTGCACCCCGCAGGGCGTGCAGCTGGTCAACGATTACATGGAGGAAAAGGGTTTCGTGCAGGTGGCCCAGTGGGTGCCCGAGGTGGACAGGCGGCCGGGCCTGAGAATCGAGGCCATGCCGCGCTATGTCTTCCGCAACTACGATTATCCCGAAATTTACCGTTACCGCGGCCGGGAGGCGCGTGAAGAGCTGCTGCTGGACACCCGTCTGGCCCTGCGCAGCCTGCTGGACGAGGGCGACAACGGTTTCGTCTATTCTTTCTGGCCCGACGTGCTGACCCTCAAGGAGATCGGCGACCCGGCGGACATCGCCGCCTATTTCCGGCTCTGGAACGACGACGGCCGTCTCACGGCCCGCAACATCGTGACCCAGTGCCGCCAGAACACCAATTACGACATTGTGCGCTACGCGGCCCATCCCTTCTTTTTGCAGGGCTACACCCTCTGCGCCAACGGCGAAAATACCTTTTTCACCAAGAACAAGGAGTTCCAGAAGTCCCTGCACCGGGGCTACATCGGTTTTGAGTCCGACTCGCAGAACTTCCTTTACACCCTGCATTACGTGCTGCATGAGCTGCACTGGCCCATCACCTACTATAAACACGTGATTACGCCCCTGCCCTTTGTGGAGGCGGAAAAGCGCGCGGACCGCGAGGTGCTCGGCCTGATCCGTGAATCCCTGGCCCATCTGGAGATCAACGGCCCCAACGCCGTTATCGGCCTGCTGCCCGACGGACGGATGATCGCCTGCTGCGATTCCAAGAAGCTGCGGCCCGTGGTGGTGGGCGGCGACGACAACATGGTGGCCGTGGCCTCGGAAGTCTGCGGGCTGAACGCCGTTCTGCCCGACCGCGATCCGGCTCTGGACATTTACCCCCATGAACGGGAAATGGTGGTCATCGACAACGATCTGGCGGTGCGGCGATGGAATCAGTAAAAACCCAGGACGTCAGCGTCAACGATCTGCGCTGGACCATCGAATACCACGCGGAACGCTGCACCATGTGCGGCTCCTGCGTGGCGGCGTGCACCTTCAATGCCATTGAGGCCGGGGTTTCGCACCGCAGCGTGACGGTTTCGCGCAAGGCCTTTCCCGAGCCCGCGGCCGAGCATTTCGCCCTGCCCGTGATCAGGCAGAAGACCCGCATCGAACAGGCCTGCGTGGGCTGCGGCATGTGCGAAAAAGTCTGTCCCAACAGGGCCATTCGGCCGGTGCGCAATCCGGACAACCGCTTTCCCGTGCTGGCGCGCGCCCACGGCCCGGTCAAGCGCGGCGGGCGCAGCAATCTCGCCACGCCGCGCACCCTGGACGCCGTCGTGGTGGGACGCATCAGCCAGATGACCGACCCGGCCCTGGATTCGGAGCGGCACACCTTTGACATCCGCTCGCCTCTGGGCCGCGTCATGCTGGCCAGGGAACTGCCCCTGCGCGTGGACGGCGAAAGCCTGGTGCTCGACGGGCGCACTCCGCCGGTGCGCTGGATCTATCCGGCCATTTTCAGCGACATGAGCATCGGCGCGCTGTCCACCAGGGCCTGGGAGGCTCTGGCCCTGGCCACGGCCTATCTCAACGAGAAGTGCGGCATGCCCGTGCGCATGAGCTCGGGCGAGGGCGGCATGCCCATCAAGCTGCTGGAGTCGGACCGGCTCAAGTACATGATTTTGCAGATCGCCTCCGGCCATTTCGGCTGGAACCGCATCATCAAGGCCATGCCCCGCATGAAGACCGACCCGGCGGGCGTGCTGATCAAGATCGGCCAGGGGGCCAAGCCCGGCGACGGCGGGCTTCTGCCCGCCGCCAAGGTGGCCCCGCACATCCAGGCCATCCGGGGCGTGCCCAAGGCCACCCTGCATTCCCCGCCCAACCACCAGGGCCTGTATTCCATTGAGGAGTCGGTGCAGAAAATGCACCTCTCGCTCAACGCGGCCTTCGGCTTCCGCGTGCCCGTGGCCATCAAGTGCGCGGCCTCGGCTACCTCGGTGTCCGTCTACAACAATCTGCTGCGCGATCCCTACAAGATCTGCGGCGGCTTCTTCCTTGACGGCATCCAGGGCGGCACCGGCGCGGCTAACGAGGTTTCCCTGGAGCACACGGGCCATCCTGTCGTCTCCAAGCTGCGCGACTGCTATCAGGCCGCCGTGACCCAGGGCCTGCAGGGGCAGATTCCCCTCTGGGCGGGCGGCGGCATCGGCATGACCGGCAATGCGGCGGCCGACGCCTTCAAAATGATCTGCCTGGGGGCCAACGGCGTGATTCTGGGCAAGATCCTGATCCAGCTGCTGGGCTGCGTGGGCAACGAGCACGGACGTTGCAACGCCTGTAATACGGGCAAATGCCCCACAGGCATCTGCACCCAGGACCCGCGTCTGGTCAAACGCCTGGACGTGGACCGGGGGGCCCAGAACATCGTGGACTACATGCTGGCTTTTGACGCGGAACTGCGCAAACTGCTGGCCCCGGTGGGCAACAGCTCCCTGCCGGTGGGGCGTTCCGACGCCCTGGTCTCCATGGACCGGGCGGTGGCCGACAAGCTGGGCATCCAGTATGCCTGCTAACCATACGATGAGGAATGGAATATGCTGCGTGTAAGCACGGTGCACGATCACGAACGCATGTCCACCCAGGATCTGCTGCTGTCCCTTGAGGCGGCGGTGGAGCGGGGCGAGACTGATTTTCATATTCAGGCCTCGGGCCAGCACGACATCGGCGGCCCGCTCTGGAACCGGGAGGGCAGAAAGCTGCGCTTCACGGTCAGCAATCCCGGCCAGCGGGTGGGCTCCATGTGTCTGCCGGACACGGAAATACTGGTGGAAGGGCCGGCCCCGGCCGACGTGGGCTGGCTCAATGCCGGGGGGCGCATTGTGGTGCGCGGCGACGCCGGAGACACGGCCGGGCACTGCGCCGCGGCCGGGCGCATTTATATCGGGGGCCGGGCGGGCACGCGCTCCGGCTCGCTCATGAAGCACGATCCGCTTTACGAGCCGCCGGAACTCTGGGTGCTCAAGAGCGTGGGCAGCTTTTCCTTTGAGTTTATGGGCGGCGGCAGGGCCGTGGTCTGCGGGTACGAAAGTCAGACCCTGCCCTCGGTGCTGGGCGAGCGGCCCTGCGTGGGCATGGTGGGCGGCGTGGTCTATTTTCGCGGGCCGCTGGGCTCTCTGCCGCCGGACGTGCGGGTGCGTCCTCTGGATGACGGCGACGTGGCCTGGCTCGATGCCGGGCTGGATGATTTTCTTGCGGCCATCGACCGGCCCAGGCTGCGGCGGGAGCTCTCGGTCTGGAAACACTGGAAAAAAATCGAACCTCTGCCGTTTGAGGAGCGGGAGCACGAGGAAATCCCCAGCCTTGCTCAGTTCCGGGCCACGGAATGGGTCAAGGACGGTATTTTCAGCGACGTCTGTCCCGATGATTTCGCGGTCAACGGTCTGGTGGCGCGCGGGGAGTGCCGCCTGCGTGTGCCCGTGTGGGAAAACGCCCGCTTTGCCGCGCCCTGCGAATTTCATTGTCCGGCCTCCATCCCCAGCCAGCGCCGCTTCAACCTGCTGCGTGAAGGCAGGGTGGAGGAGGCCTGCCGCCTGGTGCTGGACTATACGCCGTTTCCGGGCTCGGTCTGCGGCGGCGTCTGCCCCAATCCCTGCATGGAGGGCTGCACGCGTAACGAACTGGACAGCCCTGTGCGGATCGGCAAACTGGGCTCCTGTTCAGAGGATATCAGGCTGGAGAAGCCGGCAACGCGCAGCGGCAAACATCCGGGCGTCATCGGCGGGGGCGTGGGCGGCCTCACGGCGGCCTGGCAGCTGGCCCGTATGGGTCATGAGGTTACGGTCTATGAGGCGGATGCCCGTATGGGCGGCAAGCTGGAGCAGGTCATCCCGCGCGAGCGCCTGAATCATGATTTGCTGCTCAAGGAACTCAAGCGTATTGAGGACATGGGCGTCCATTTTGTGACCAATTGCCCGGTGGACGCCGAGCGCTTCGCAGAACTGCGTAAAAAGCACGATGCCCTGATTGTGGCCACGGGCGGCCATGTGCCGCGCGTTCTCCCCTGGCCGGGGCATGAAAAAATCGTGGGCGGCATCGACTTCCTCAAGGCCGTGAACCGGGGCGAGAAACCCGAGGTGCCGGAAAGCGTGGTGGTCATCGGCTGCGGCAACGCGGGCATGGATGCGGCGGCCGGAGCCTTTGCCATGGGCGCGCGTCAGGTGACCTGCATCGACGTGCAGCGGCCCGCGGCCTTCGCCCATGAGATCGCCCATATTGAAAGTCTTGGCGGCAGGCTGGCCTGGCCGGTGCAGACCAGGGAGATCACGGACAAGGGCCTGATCACCCGGGACGGCACGCTGATCCCCGGCGAGATGGTCATCATCACCATCGGCGAATCGCCGGACCTTTCCTATCTGCCCGAAGGGCCGGAGAAGTTCCGCGACTGGCTGGTTCCCAAGGCCGATCTGAGCATCATGGACGGCGTGTTCGCCGTGGGCGACGTGATCAGGCCCGGCCTTCTGGCCCACGCCATCGGCACGGGCCGCCAAGCCGCCCTGGCCGCCGACGCCTGGTTGCGCGGCGAGAGGTACGCGGCCGAGCTCAGGGAGCAAGTGCCCGCCCAGCGGCTGCATACGGCCTATTTTGCCAAA is a genomic window containing:
- a CDS encoding glutamate synthase-related protein, with the protein product MESVKTQDVSVNDLRWTIEYHAERCTMCGSCVAACTFNAIEAGVSHRSVTVSRKAFPEPAAEHFALPVIRQKTRIEQACVGCGMCEKVCPNRAIRPVRNPDNRFPVLARAHGPVKRGGRSNLATPRTLDAVVVGRISQMTDPALDSERHTFDIRSPLGRVMLARELPLRVDGESLVLDGRTPPVRWIYPAIFSDMSIGALSTRAWEALALATAYLNEKCGMPVRMSSGEGGMPIKLLESDRLKYMILQIASGHFGWNRIIKAMPRMKTDPAGVLIKIGQGAKPGDGGLLPAAKVAPHIQAIRGVPKATLHSPPNHQGLYSIEESVQKMHLSLNAAFGFRVPVAIKCAASATSVSVYNNLLRDPYKICGGFFLDGIQGGTGAANEVSLEHTGHPVVSKLRDCYQAAVTQGLQGQIPLWAGGGIGMTGNAAADAFKMICLGANGVILGKILIQLLGCVGNEHGRCNACNTGKCPTGICTQDPRLVKRLDVDRGAQNIVDYMLAFDAELRKLLAPVGNSSLPVGRSDALVSMDRAVADKLGIQYAC
- a CDS encoding FAD-dependent oxidoreductase, with the protein product MLRVSTVHDHERMSTQDLLLSLEAAVERGETDFHIQASGQHDIGGPLWNREGRKLRFTVSNPGQRVGSMCLPDTEILVEGPAPADVGWLNAGGRIVVRGDAGDTAGHCAAAGRIYIGGRAGTRSGSLMKHDPLYEPPELWVLKSVGSFSFEFMGGGRAVVCGYESQTLPSVLGERPCVGMVGGVVYFRGPLGSLPPDVRVRPLDDGDVAWLDAGLDDFLAAIDRPRLRRELSVWKHWKKIEPLPFEEREHEEIPSLAQFRATEWVKDGIFSDVCPDDFAVNGLVARGECRLRVPVWENARFAAPCEFHCPASIPSQRRFNLLREGRVEEACRLVLDYTPFPGSVCGGVCPNPCMEGCTRNELDSPVRIGKLGSCSEDIRLEKPATRSGKHPGVIGGGVGGLTAAWQLARMGHEVTVYEADARMGGKLEQVIPRERLNHDLLLKELKRIEDMGVHFVTNCPVDAERFAELRKKHDALIVATGGHVPRVLPWPGHEKIVGGIDFLKAVNRGEKPEVPESVVVIGCGNAGMDAAAGAFAMGARQVTCIDVQRPAAFAHEIAHIESLGGRLAWPVQTREITDKGLITRDGTLIPGEMVIITIGESPDLSYLPEGPEKFRDWLVPKADLSIMDGVFAVGDVIRPGLLAHAIGTGRQAALAADAWLRGERYAAELREQVPAQRLHTAYFAKYHSRELPRPLEDHARCVSCGTCRDCKMCLKSCPEKAIDRNALSGGFEYVSDPARCIGCGICAGVCPCGIWSMRPNCDLS